One part of the Georgfuchsia toluolica genome encodes these proteins:
- a CDS encoding AsmA family protein: protein MATTHLGYDDAELKTSIRAQLSTSLVPSIGTELGFTAEGQYKGQSFKASGNGEPVLGLRDENMPYPLKIDLTVGHTAVQAEGSITSLLQLSALDMHITMHGKSLAQLFPLLGIALPKTGAYVTEGHLVHSKKMWRYKDFAGRFGKSDIAGTIQVDTGGKRPAMTANLVSKLLDIEDLGPLIGAQPGSLKTAQRAAPATSQPAATTSVQARVLPDLPFNTERWDSVDADVTLKAGTIRRAKELPLEDLVVHLRLRDSVLTLDPLDLGLAGGQLNSTISLDGRKDPVQARARIRTKKIHLAKLFPTVNLNKNSIGEINGEFNLSGTGNSVGQMLANSNGRVGLIVADGEISKMMMEKAGLHLWEILQLKMSGDKLIKLRCGVADFNVKQGIMHANALIFDTEITTIVVTGTIDLRQERLDLTLNQKTKDTSPLALRSPIYIRGSFASPVIEVNKWRVAARGLGAVALAVANPLLTLLPLIDAGPGKDSDCGQLVRDVRVLPH from the coding sequence TTGGCTACGACGCATCTTGGCTACGACGATGCCGAACTGAAGACCAGTATCCGCGCACAGCTATCGACATCGCTCGTGCCGTCAATCGGCACTGAACTTGGCTTTACCGCGGAGGGGCAATACAAGGGCCAGTCGTTCAAGGCCAGCGGCAACGGCGAACCGGTGCTCGGATTGCGCGACGAAAACATGCCCTATCCGCTAAAAATCGACCTTACCGTCGGGCACACCGCGGTGCAGGCCGAGGGCAGCATTACCAGCCTGCTGCAACTTTCCGCACTGGACATGCACATCACTATGCATGGCAAAAGTCTGGCGCAGCTCTTTCCGCTGCTCGGTATCGCCTTGCCGAAAACAGGTGCTTATGTGACTGAGGGCCACCTCGTGCATAGCAAGAAAATGTGGCGCTATAAGGATTTCGCGGGCCGGTTCGGAAAAAGCGATATTGCCGGCACCATCCAGGTCGACACCGGCGGCAAGCGCCCGGCAATGACCGCAAATCTTGTCTCCAAATTACTGGATATCGAAGATCTTGGCCCCTTGATCGGCGCCCAGCCCGGCAGCCTGAAAACTGCCCAACGGGCGGCGCCGGCAACTTCCCAACCCGCCGCCACGACGTCAGTACAAGCGCGGGTTTTGCCTGACCTGCCATTCAACACCGAGCGCTGGGACAGCGTCGATGCGGACGTGACGTTAAAGGCCGGAACCATCCGCCGTGCCAAGGAGCTCCCGCTCGAAGATCTCGTTGTCCATCTGCGTTTGCGCGATTCAGTGCTGACGCTCGATCCTCTCGATTTGGGTTTGGCCGGCGGCCAGCTCAACAGCACAATTTCGCTGGACGGGCGCAAGGATCCTGTCCAGGCGCGGGCCCGGATACGGACGAAAAAAATTCATCTTGCCAAACTGTTCCCCACCGTCAATCTGAACAAGAACAGCATCGGCGAGATCAACGGCGAATTCAATCTGTCGGGAACGGGCAATTCGGTCGGACAAATGCTGGCGAATTCCAACGGCAGGGTGGGGCTGATTGTCGCCGACGGCGAGATCAGCAAAATGATGATGGAAAAGGCCGGCCTGCATCTGTGGGAAATACTGCAACTGAAAATGAGCGGCGACAAACTGATCAAGTTGCGTTGCGGGGTGGCCGACTTCAATGTCAAGCAAGGCATCATGCATGCCAATGCCCTGATCTTCGACACTGAGATCACCACCATTGTCGTGACCGGCACCATCGATCTGCGACAGGAGCGGCTGGATCTGACGCTCAACCAGAAAACCAAGGACACCAGTCCCCTGGCATTGCGCAGCCCCATCTATATTCGCGGCAGCTTTGCCAGTCCTGTTATCGAAGTCAACAAATGGCGCGTCGCCGCGCGCGGGCTGGGGGCGGTGGCGCTCGCCGTAGCCAATCCGCTGCTTACCTTGCTCCCATTGATCGACGCCGGTCCGGGAAAAGACAGCGATTGCGGGCAACTGGTCCGGGATGTCAGGGTTTTGCCGCATTAA
- a CDS encoding AsmA family protein, with protein sequence MMLSRTFKWTAVLLLVPVLLAVLCIVFFPWNMLREPIERLASEKTGRALVINGDLKAKLGWSLPRIHADAVSFANPGWAREKQMVTADAVEIVIDLPQLLRKKIVLSEVWLEHPVIFLEQGSAGRKNWLLDINQQDEGARIRIDRLTLDKGHLGYDASWLRRCRTEDQYPRTAIDIARAVNRH encoded by the coding sequence ATGATGCTCTCGCGCACATTCAAATGGACAGCCGTGCTGTTGCTTGTGCCGGTTCTGCTGGCCGTTCTGTGCATCGTTTTTTTCCCCTGGAACATGCTGCGCGAACCCATCGAGCGCCTGGCATCGGAAAAGACTGGGCGCGCACTGGTCATCAATGGCGACCTCAAAGCGAAGCTCGGTTGGTCGTTACCTCGCATTCACGCCGACGCAGTATCGTTTGCAAATCCCGGTTGGGCCAGGGAAAAACAAATGGTTACCGCCGATGCAGTGGAAATCGTGATCGACCTGCCGCAACTGCTGCGAAAGAAAATCGTGCTTTCCGAAGTATGGCTTGAGCATCCTGTGATCTTTCTTGAGCAAGGCAGCGCAGGCCGCAAGAACTGGCTGCTGGACATCAACCAGCAGGACGAAGGAGCGCGTATTCGAATCGATCGTCTGACGCTCGACAAAGGTCATCTTGGCTACGACGCATCTTGGCTACGACGATGCCGAACTGAAGACCAGTATCCGCGCACAGCTATCGACATCGCTCGTGCCGTCAATCGGCACTGA
- the ccmA gene encoding cytochrome c biogenesis heme-transporting ATPase CcmA: MRTFRPLRTFLMLDASGLACTRGDRRLFSEVNFALAPGNWLQVEGENGAGKTSLLRMVCGLLHKEAGEIRWNGQPVTEVDDEYRGELLYLGHAGAIKEDLTALENLCIGAALGGCTLDEAVAVAALWRLGLKGREGLAARFLSQGQKRRVALARLLTSKAKLWVLDEPFVALDVRAVDLLCAIIGEHLRTGGMALLTSHQEVNLGAGGRSLRLGA, from the coding sequence ATGCGCACCTTTCGTCCGTTACGAACCTTCCTGATGCTTGATGCCAGCGGTTTGGCGTGTACACGTGGTGACCGTCGCCTGTTTTCCGAGGTGAACTTTGCCCTGGCTCCAGGCAACTGGCTGCAAGTGGAGGGGGAAAATGGCGCCGGCAAAACCAGCCTGTTGCGCATGGTCTGCGGCCTGCTGCACAAGGAAGCGGGCGAGATTCGCTGGAACGGCCAGCCGGTGACGGAAGTCGATGACGAATATCGCGGCGAATTGCTTTATCTTGGCCACGCCGGGGCGATCAAGGAGGATTTGACGGCACTGGAAAACCTGTGCATCGGCGCAGCCCTCGGTGGCTGCACGCTGGACGAAGCCGTGGCCGTGGCGGCACTATGGCGGCTCGGACTGAAGGGCCGCGAAGGCTTGGCGGCACGTTTTCTTTCCCAGGGGCAGAAGCGGCGCGTGGCCCTGGCCCGGCTGCTGACCAGCAAGGCGAAATTATGGGTGCTCGACGAGCCCTTCGTCGCCCTCGATGTGCGGGCAGTGGATCTGTTGTGCGCCATCATCGGTGAACATTTGCGCACTGGCGGCATGGCCCTGCTCACCAGCCATCAGGAAGTGAATCTGGGCGCAGGCGGCCGTTCGCTGAGATTGGGCGCATGA
- the ccmB gene encoding heme exporter protein CcmB — translation MTALLAVIRRDLLLALRRKSEVLTALFFFIIVSSLFPLGIGPETDMLRRIAPGILWVGALLAAMLSLNRLFAADHQDGTLEQMALSPTPLALLVSGKILAHWLVSGLPLVLLAPVLGIQFDLSNRALVVLVLSLLLGTPLLSLIGAIGAALTLGVRGGGVLLSLLVLPLYIPALIFGAGAVEADITGLGAGGHLSLLAALTVLAAFFAPWAATAALRIALE, via the coding sequence ATGACCGCATTGCTGGCAGTGATTCGCCGCGACCTGCTGCTGGCCCTGCGGCGCAAGAGCGAGGTGTTGACCGCCTTGTTTTTCTTCATCATTGTCAGCAGCCTGTTTCCGCTCGGCATCGGACCGGAAACGGACATGCTGCGCCGGATAGCTCCCGGGATATTGTGGGTGGGAGCCTTGTTGGCGGCGATGCTGTCGCTAAACCGGCTGTTTGCCGCCGATCACCAGGACGGCACACTGGAGCAGATGGCGCTGTCGCCGACACCGCTGGCGTTGCTGGTGAGCGGCAAGATACTGGCCCACTGGCTGGTATCGGGGCTGCCGCTGGTGCTGCTGGCGCCGGTACTGGGAATTCAGTTCGATTTGAGCAACAGGGCGTTGGTGGTGCTGGTGCTGTCGCTGCTATTGGGTACCCCGCTGTTGTCGCTGATTGGCGCCATCGGTGCGGCGCTGACGCTGGGCGTGCGCGGTGGCGGTGTGCTGCTGTCGCTGCTGGTGCTGCCGCTTTATATACCGGCGCTGATTTTCGGTGCCGGGGCGGTGGAAGCAGACATCACCGGACTCGGCGCCGGCGGACATTTATCGCTGCTGGCTGCGCTGACAGTACTGGCGGCTTTTTTTGCCCCCTGGGCAGCAACGGCCGCGCTTCGCATAGCGCTTGAATGA
- the ccmC gene encoding heme ABC transporter permease CcmC, which yields MSNRLINWFKFASPQSFYPLAGKMWPWFAAAAVGFGVVGLWVSFFVAPTDAQQGEAYRIIFVHVAAAWMSMFLYCAMAFWAAAGIVFNTRLSGMMTAAIAPTGAMFAFLSLWTGALWGRPMWGAWWVWDARLTSSLILFFLYLGFIALTAAIDDARRADRAGAILALVGVVNVPIIYFSVKWWNTLHQGASVSVNRSPSMAHTMLWGMLLMALALWMYAFAIVLYRVRAIILERERHTVWVTELTEVKA from the coding sequence GTGAGCAATCGACTGATCAACTGGTTCAAGTTTGCCTCTCCACAGAGCTTCTATCCACTTGCGGGCAAGATGTGGCCGTGGTTTGCCGCGGCCGCCGTTGGCTTCGGCGTCGTTGGCTTATGGGTCAGTTTCTTCGTCGCGCCCACCGACGCGCAGCAGGGCGAGGCCTACCGGATCATTTTTGTCCACGTCGCGGCAGCCTGGATGTCGATGTTTCTTTATTGTGCCATGGCCTTCTGGGCTGCGGCTGGCATCGTATTCAACACCCGCCTCTCGGGCATGATGACAGCGGCAATAGCGCCGACCGGCGCCATGTTTGCCTTCCTTTCGCTGTGGACCGGCGCGCTGTGGGGCAGGCCGATGTGGGGTGCCTGGTGGGTATGGGACGCACGGCTGACGTCATCGCTGATCCTGTTCTTCCTCTATCTCGGCTTCATCGCCCTGACTGCCGCCATTGACGATGCCCGTCGCGCTGACCGCGCCGGCGCGATCCTTGCGTTGGTTGGCGTGGTTAATGTGCCGATCATTTATTTTTCAGTCAAATGGTGGAATACCCTGCATCAGGGCGCATCGGTATCCGTGAATCGTTCGCCATCCATGGCGCATACCATGCTCTGGGGTATGTTGCTGATGGCACTGGCGTTGTGGATGTACGCGTTCGCAATAGTCCTCTACAGAGTGCGGGCAATCATCCTGGAACGCGAGCGGCACACCGTCTGGGTAACCGAGTTGACGGAGGTCAAGGCATGA
- the ccmD gene encoding heme exporter protein CcmD, with product MNWGSPAEFFAMGGYALYVWGSFGLTALFVVIEPVLVRKRRAAALESLRREVAANKESQ from the coding sequence ATGAACTGGGGCAGTCCGGCAGAATTCTTCGCCATGGGCGGCTACGCTCTCTACGTCTGGGGCAGTTTCGGCCTTACCGCTCTATTTGTGGTGATCGAGCCTGTTTTGGTTCGCAAGCGCCGTGCCGCCGCACTTGAAAGCCTGCGCCGCGAGGTTGCAGCAAACAAGGAAAGTCAATGA
- the ccmE gene encoding cytochrome c maturation protein CcmE produces MKPRHKRFAIVIGALAVISIAAVLALNAFRSNLVFFFTPTQIVAGEVPKDRAFRVGGLVKPGSLSRNDITARFVVTDTAREVPVSYTGILPDLFKEGKGVVAQGKLGADGTFVASEVLAKHDENYMPPEAKSAVDQAQQAAKTIKQ; encoded by the coding sequence ATGAAGCCGCGTCATAAAAGATTTGCCATCGTCATTGGTGCGCTTGCCGTTATAAGCATTGCCGCCGTGCTGGCGCTCAATGCCTTCCGCAGTAACCTGGTGTTCTTTTTCACGCCGACGCAGATCGTCGCCGGCGAGGTGCCAAAGGATCGCGCTTTCCGCGTCGGTGGCCTGGTGAAGCCGGGCAGTTTGTCGCGTAACGACATCACCGCCCGTTTCGTCGTTACCGATACGGCGCGCGAAGTGCCGGTCAGCTACACCGGCATCCTGCCCGATCTGTTCAAGGAGGGCAAAGGTGTCGTCGCCCAGGGCAAACTCGGCGCGGACGGTACCTTCGTTGCCAGCGAAGTGCTGGCCAAGCACGATGAGAACTATATGCCGCCGGAAGCCAAGTCAGCGGTCGATCAAGCCCAGCAGGCGGCGAAAACAATCAAGCAATAA
- a CDS encoding heme lyase CcmF/NrfE family subunit, translated as MIPEIGHFALILALLVALIQGILPLIGSQKGIPAWIALARPASLTLLLLIIVAYGCLTEAFIANDFTVLYVAQHSNSQLPLAYRIAAVWGGHEGSLLLWMLMLSLWSAAVAAFSRSLPDDMVARVEAVLGLVASGFLLFILTTSSPFERLLPGAAEGRDLNPLLQDPGLVVHPPMLYMGYVGFSVAFAFAIAALLSGRLDAAWARWSRPWTLAAWIFMTIGISLGSIWAYYELGWGGWWFWDPVENASFMPWLVGTALIHSLAVTDKRGAFKNWTVLLAIGAFSLSLLGTFLVRSGVLTSVHAFASDPKRGIFILMFLATVVGSSLTLYAWRAPRVGLGGAFGAVSRETLLLINNILLLAATATVLLGTLYPLIVDALGLGKLSVGPPYFNAVFSPIFAPLVFLMAVGPIANWKQTSAKEIVKRLGVALVAAIVIGAALPFLAGTWSWPAALGLTLSVWVAIATVLHIRDRLKLGSRPLAFWGMHLAHLGIAVTVVGVVTVKAYENEQDVRMAPGDTVRAGAYVLRFNGASQVPGPNYKAMRGNFELMRDGRVLKVLEPEKRQYFSSAMPMTDAAIDPGITRDIYVSLGDAMEGGDGAWSVRVYYKPFVDWIWFGTLLMALGGGLAMADRRYRMRSAATQAGVSLEAAA; from the coding sequence ATGATTCCAGAAATCGGACATTTCGCCCTGATACTCGCCCTGTTGGTGGCGCTGATCCAGGGAATTCTGCCGCTGATCGGCAGCCAGAAAGGCATTCCCGCATGGATTGCCCTGGCGCGTCCGGCGTCATTGACGTTGCTGCTGCTGATCATTGTTGCCTATGGCTGCCTGACCGAGGCCTTCATCGCCAATGACTTCACCGTGCTCTATGTGGCACAGCATTCCAATTCGCAGTTGCCTTTGGCATACCGCATCGCGGCGGTCTGGGGCGGTCACGAAGGCTCGCTGCTGCTCTGGATGCTGATGTTGTCGCTCTGGTCAGCGGCCGTCGCCGCGTTTTCGCGCAGCCTGCCCGACGACATGGTGGCTCGCGTCGAAGCGGTGCTGGGCCTGGTGGCGTCAGGTTTCCTGCTCTTCATCCTCACCACGTCGAGCCCGTTCGAGCGCTTGTTGCCCGGTGCGGCGGAGGGACGCGACTTGAACCCGCTGTTGCAGGATCCAGGGCTGGTGGTGCATCCGCCCATGCTCTATATGGGTTATGTCGGTTTCTCGGTGGCCTTTGCCTTTGCCATTGCGGCGTTGCTGTCGGGGCGGCTCGATGCGGCCTGGGCGCGCTGGTCGCGGCCGTGGACCCTGGCCGCGTGGATATTCATGACAATCGGCATCTCGCTGGGTTCGATCTGGGCCTACTACGAACTGGGCTGGGGCGGCTGGTGGTTCTGGGATCCGGTCGAAAATGCTTCCTTCATGCCATGGCTGGTGGGCACGGCGCTGATCCATTCGCTCGCGGTGACCGACAAGCGCGGCGCCTTCAAGAACTGGACGGTGCTGCTCGCCATCGGCGCGTTTTCGCTGTCCCTGCTTGGTACCTTCCTTGTTCGTTCCGGCGTGCTGACCTCGGTGCATGCCTTCGCCTCCGATCCGAAGCGAGGCATTTTCATCCTGATGTTTCTCGCCACCGTGGTCGGCAGTTCGCTCACCCTGTACGCCTGGCGGGCGCCCCGGGTCGGACTGGGCGGCGCTTTTGGCGCGGTGTCGCGGGAAACCCTGTTGCTGATCAACAATATCCTGCTTCTGGCCGCTACCGCTACCGTGCTGCTTGGCACCCTCTATCCGCTTATCGTCGACGCGCTCGGCCTCGGCAAGCTTTCGGTCGGTCCTCCCTATTTCAACGCGGTGTTCTCCCCCATATTCGCTCCCCTGGTGTTTCTCATGGCAGTGGGGCCCATCGCAAACTGGAAGCAGACGTCGGCGAAGGAGATAGTCAAGCGTCTGGGCGTTGCCCTGGTTGCTGCCATTGTCATCGGCGCAGCCTTGCCTTTCCTCGCCGGCACATGGTCCTGGCCGGCGGCGCTTGGCCTGACGCTTTCGGTATGGGTGGCGATTGCAACCGTTTTGCATATCCGGGATCGGCTCAAACTGGGTTCGCGACCACTCGCTTTCTGGGGCATGCATCTGGCGCACTTGGGGATCGCCGTCACCGTGGTTGGCGTGGTGACGGTCAAGGCTTACGAGAATGAACAGGACGTACGCATGGCACCTGGTGACACAGTCAGGGCGGGTGCTTATGTGCTGCGTTTCAACGGCGCCAGTCAGGTGCCGGGCCCCAACTACAAGGCGATGCGCGGCAACTTTGAACTCATGCGCGATGGCCGCGTGCTCAAGGTGCTGGAGCCGGAAAAGCGCCAGTATTTCTCTTCCGCCATGCCCATGACCGATGCCGCCATCGATCCGGGAATAACCCGCGACATCTACGTCTCGCTTGGTGATGCCATGGAAGGCGGCGACGGCGCCTGGAGCGTGCGCGTGTACTACAAGCCATTTGTGGACTGGATCTGGTTTGGCACGTTGCTGATGGCTCTGGGTGGCGGACTGGCAATGGCCGATCGCCGTTACCGCATGCGCTCGGCTGCCACACAGGCCGGGGTGTCACTGGAGGCTGCGGCATGA
- a CDS encoding DsbE family thiol:disulfide interchange protein, producing the protein MKRFLWPLAIFIVLLGFLAAGLKHDPSEVPSPLIGKPAPAFSLPQLAGNSEFSPQQMRGKVWLLNVWSTWCVSCRAEHAFLVEAAQQIGIPIIGLNYKEVRGDSELDARKLLPADELLLTRQRANAWIAEHGNPYLLNVLDMDGRVGIDYGVYGVPETYLIDREGIIRFKQIGPLTPEAMQTKILPKIKELNS; encoded by the coding sequence ATGAAACGTTTTCTATGGCCCTTGGCGATATTCATCGTACTCTTGGGGTTTCTCGCCGCCGGGCTTAAACACGATCCCAGTGAGGTGCCTTCGCCGCTTATCGGCAAGCCGGCGCCTGCCTTTTCTTTGCCACAACTGGCCGGGAATTCGGAGTTCTCGCCGCAGCAGATGCGCGGCAAGGTCTGGCTGCTTAACGTCTGGTCCACCTGGTGCGTGTCGTGCCGAGCCGAACACGCCTTTCTGGTCGAGGCTGCCCAGCAAATCGGAATTCCCATCATTGGCCTCAACTACAAGGAAGTGAGGGGCGATAGCGAGTTAGATGCGCGCAAGTTGCTCCCGGCCGACGAACTGTTGCTGACACGTCAGCGGGCAAACGCCTGGATTGCCGAACACGGCAATCCCTACCTGTTGAATGTGCTCGACATGGATGGTCGGGTCGGTATCGATTATGGGGTGTATGGCGTTCCGGAAACCTACCTGATCGACCGCGAAGGCATCATCCGCTTCAAACAAATCGGGCCGCTTACGCCGGAAGCGATGCAGACCAAGATACTTCCCAAGATAAAAGAACTTAATTCCTGA
- a CDS encoding cytochrome c-type biogenesis protein: MRKLLVLFFALGICLTASIVNAGEAVPMAQNPKVEARLLAISEELRCLVCQNETLAASRAELADDLRKEVRRLIIEGKSDAEIKDYLVARYGDFVLYRPPVKPTTWLLWFGPLLIVAVGIIALPAYLRKRAASLNGRGEVALSESEHAEALRLLGEPEDRA, from the coding sequence ATGCGTAAATTGCTGGTTTTATTTTTTGCACTTGGCATTTGTCTGACTGCATCGATAGTGAATGCGGGCGAGGCCGTGCCCATGGCGCAGAATCCCAAGGTCGAGGCACGCCTGCTGGCTATTTCCGAAGAGTTGCGCTGCCTGGTCTGCCAGAATGAAACCCTGGCAGCCTCCCGCGCAGAACTGGCCGATGATTTGCGCAAGGAAGTCCGCCGCCTCATCATCGAGGGCAAGTCGGATGCGGAGATCAAGGATTATCTCGTGGCGCGTTATGGCGACTTTGTGCTTTATCGACCGCCGGTCAAACCGACCACCTGGCTGCTCTGGTTCGGTCCCCTGCTTATTGTTGCCGTTGGCATCATCGCATTGCCGGCCTACCTGCGCAAGCGTGCGGCAAGCCTTAACGGCAGGGGCGAAGTGGCCTTGTCTGAATCAGAACATGCTGAAGCCTTGAGACTGCTCGGCGAGCCGGAGGACAGGGCATGA
- the ccmI gene encoding c-type cytochrome biogenesis protein CcmI → MTAMFWVIAGILMALVVLLLSRPLLRRRIVTAGASNRATNASIYREQLAELVRDRERGILPESDYRAAHAELERRLIEDTRSDQRESPRGDAAAQSATGGGQRSIRTAVTLLLLIPLAAIPLYFQLGKPAALDVSAAQPLAADDSAKSLEHLNQLVAKLTEKLARNPDSPQDWVMLGRVYRALGRYGDAEQAYQRAGPAANAESALILERVEMALDQNGGRIEGATLELLNGVLKKEPANPRAKFLAGYSAFSRADYKAAISYWEPLLKLVAPGSQDADNLSASIAEARARLGGDAPEILPAEASAASPSATSAAANAAVIRGKVSLAPALKARAAPSDPVFIFARAIQGPPMPLAAIRVTVADLPLEFTLDDSLAMSPQTKLSLFKTVRVEARVAKSGDVAANPGDLAGSVESVKVGTTGLALTIDHVLP, encoded by the coding sequence ATGACTGCAATGTTTTGGGTTATTGCCGGCATCCTGATGGCGCTGGTGGTTCTGCTTTTGTCCCGGCCGCTGCTGCGCCGCCGGATCGTTACCGCGGGGGCTTCGAATCGGGCAACCAATGCCTCTATCTACCGTGAGCAGCTTGCAGAACTGGTGCGCGATCGAGAGAGAGGGATTTTGCCGGAGTCCGATTATCGAGCGGCGCATGCCGAACTTGAGCGCCGCCTGATCGAGGACACACGCAGTGACCAAAGGGAATCCCCGCGGGGCGACGCTGCAGCCCAATCCGCGACTGGCGGTGGACAGCGTTCAATACGGACGGCGGTAACACTGCTGTTGCTGATTCCGCTTGCCGCCATACCGCTTTACTTCCAACTCGGCAAACCTGCCGCGCTCGACGTCAGCGCAGCCCAGCCGCTTGCTGCCGACGATTCTGCCAAATCGCTGGAGCATTTGAACCAACTGGTCGCAAAATTGACCGAAAAGCTGGCCAGGAACCCGGATAGCCCCCAGGATTGGGTCATGCTCGGACGCGTCTACAGGGCGCTGGGGCGCTACGGCGATGCCGAGCAGGCATATCAGCGTGCCGGGCCCGCCGCCAATGCGGAATCCGCGCTGATTCTCGAACGCGTCGAAATGGCATTGGACCAGAATGGCGGCCGCATTGAAGGGGCGACGCTGGAGCTGCTTAACGGGGTACTCAAGAAGGAACCCGCAAACCCCCGTGCAAAATTCCTCGCTGGTTACAGTGCATTCAGCCGCGCCGATTACAAAGCGGCAATTTCCTATTGGGAGCCCCTGCTGAAACTGGTGGCGCCCGGTTCGCAGGATGCGGATAATCTCAGCGCGAGTATCGCCGAAGCGCGAGCCCGTCTTGGCGGTGATGCGCCGGAGATACTCCCGGCTGAGGCCTCCGCCGCATCGCCTTCGGCAACATCCGCCGCGGCCAATGCCGCAGTCATTCGCGGCAAGGTTAGCCTGGCGCCCGCCCTGAAGGCCAGGGCGGCGCCCAGCGATCCGGTGTTCATTTTCGCGCGTGCCATACAAGGGCCGCCCATGCCTCTCGCCGCGATCAGGGTCACCGTCGCCGACCTGCCGCTGGAATTCACCCTTGACGACAGCTTGGCCATGAGTCCCCAGACGAAATTGTCGCTCTTCAAGACCGTGCGGGTCGAGGCGCGCGTCGCCAAATCGGGAGACGTGGCTGCCAACCCCGGCGATCTGGCGGGAAGCGTCGAATCGGTAAAGGTCGGCACGACCGGGCTGGCGCTGACCATCGACCACGTTCTGCCCTGA
- a CDS encoding serine/threonine protein kinase codes for MSSVNQPLPAGFRIGQYRIERRISDGGFSIVYLAYDEQEAPVAIKEYLPAAFARRTGAAPEPVVATEHRAAFDQGRRCFFEEAQHLVQLKHKNVVRVLDFLRANGTVYLVMEYERGRTLQEHIHKLHGTLGENFLRYTFAHLLSGLREVHTQKLLHLDIKPANIYLRSDGTPVLLDFGASRQTLGRDTPPERAMHTPGFAAPEQYGDDEPLGPWTDIYAVGATMYACLSGAKLPAADERRKKDQLRPATAAWRGKYSAHLLGLIDGCLALDPLARPQSIFALQRELATPPPHWLHHIGSRLRQAVKK; via the coding sequence GTGTCCTCAGTAAACCAACCATTACCCGCGGGATTTCGGATAGGGCAGTACCGCATAGAACGCCGGATCTCGGACGGCGGGTTTTCGATCGTCTATCTGGCCTATGACGAACAGGAAGCGCCGGTGGCGATCAAGGAATACCTGCCGGCGGCGTTCGCGCGGCGCACGGGGGCGGCGCCGGAGCCGGTGGTGGCCACGGAGCACCGTGCCGCCTTTGACCAGGGGCGGCGCTGTTTTTTCGAGGAAGCCCAGCACCTGGTGCAACTGAAGCACAAGAACGTGGTGCGGGTGCTGGATTTCCTGCGCGCCAACGGCACCGTCTATCTGGTCATGGAATACGAGCGCGGCCGCACCCTGCAGGAACACATCCACAAGCTGCACGGCACGCTGGGCGAGAACTTCCTGCGCTACACCTTCGCCCACCTGTTGAGCGGCCTGCGCGAAGTGCATACCCAGAAACTGCTGCATCTGGACATCAAGCCTGCCAACATCTACCTGCGCAGCGACGGCACGCCGGTCCTGCTCGACTTCGGCGCCTCGCGCCAGACCCTCGGCCGCGACACCCCGCCGGAACGGGCCATGCACACGCCCGGCTTCGCCGCCCCGGAACAATATGGCGACGACGAACCGCTCGGGCCGTGGACCGACATCTATGCCGTCGGCGCCACCATGTATGCCTGCCTGTCCGGGGCCAAACTGCCGGCGGCCGACGAGCGCCGGAAAAAAGACCAGCTGCGCCCGGCCACGGCGGCCTGGCGCGGCAAGTACTCGGCCCACCTGCTCGGCCTCATCGACGGCTGCCTGGCGCTGGACCCCCTGGCACGGCCGCAGAGCATCTTCGCCCTGCAACGCGAACTCGCCACCCCGCCGCCGCACTGGCTGCACCACATCGGCAGCCGGTTGCGGCAGGCCGTCAAAAAATGA